The genome window GATGACTGCTCTGATACCCATGTGGGAGTTCGTTTAGCAGATTTTTGTGCTCGGTACGAGCAGGTCACTTACGTTAGAAGAACTGAAAATGGCGGATTCATAGAAGCCTGTTATACAGGACTGGAAGAAGCGGCTCCAGAAAGTAATCTTCTTCTTTTGAACTCTGATGTTGTTCTTCCCGTTGATGCAGTCAAAAAAATGAAGGCTGCAGTCAAAGATAACCCGGATATCGCCTTGGCCTCGCCGCTATCTACTGGCTCGTACACTCTAGCACTTCAGCTTGTTCCTGGACACTCTTTGGAAGAGCTTAATCAGTGGATGACAAAGGAAGTGACCCCACGGTTTCCGACGGTGATTACTCCTGAGGGACAATGCTTATTCATCTCGCGAGACGCCATTAATCGCTTTGGATTTTTTGACCGGGTCTATGAGAGAGGATTTTGCGAAGAGTCCGACTTTGGGATGAGGGTTGCTCTTCATGGTGGGCGGCTTGCATGTTTTGATAGCTTTGTCGTGTTCCATGAGCAGTCGGCCTCCTTTCATCACAAGGTAAGAGATGTCTTGTACGAGAAGAATCGCTCTCTTTTTGAGGCTCGCTGGGGCGATTATTTTTCTTATCTCGCAAAATTCCATCAAATAACTCCTAAATTAGACGAGCTGCGAAACGCTTATGACTCTGCATTTCAAGGCGATTATCCGAGGCCCTCTGAAGGGCATAAAATTGAGGATGTTCTGGGAGGCACATTACAAAAGTCTGTCGTAAAGCGTGGTGCCGAAAGGGCGATGAGCTTACCGGAAGACTCAGATATTGTTTTTGTGCTTCCCTCGGTAGTAAGAGGTGGTGGCAGCTTATCGGTACTCCAACACGCGAATGAAATGGCTCTTCGTGGAGAAAGAGTTAAAGTCATTAGTCTCTCGCCAGTCGGAGGCGGAATATATCCATCACTAGTCGAAGTCCTCGATATTACCCCGGAAGGATTGCTTGAATTGCCATGGAGCGAACAGCGCCTTATCGCTACTTTTTGGTCTACCTCCTACCCGGTAGCTGAGGTTTGCAGGCGTAACCCGCGAGTGCAGGGGTGGTATTATATTCAAGACTATGAGCCCTGGTTCCACCACGGCCATTCGGATGTCGTACAAGCGGCAGAGAAAAGCTATGAGCTCGGATTACAGATGGTGGCAAAAACGGGCTTTTTGAAGACCTTAATCGAAGAGCGGCATAACGTTCGTGTTCATAAGATCTCACCAGGAATTGCTACTGATGTTTTTTATCCTGGTCAGCAGGAAAAGAATGCTGGACGTCCAAAAGTAGCAGCGCTCTATCGGCCGGAAACCCCTAG of bacterium contains these proteins:
- a CDS encoding glycosyltransferase, translating into DDCSDTHVGVRLADFCARYEQVTYVRRTENGGFIEACYTGLEEAAPESNLLLLNSDVVLPVDAVKKMKAAVKDNPDIALASPLSTGSYTLALQLVPGHSLEELNQWMTKEVTPRFPTVITPEGQCLFISRDAINRFGFFDRVYERGFCEESDFGMRVALHGGRLACFDSFVVFHEQSASFHHKVRDVLYEKNRSLFEARWGDYFSYLAKFHQITPKLDELRNAYDSAFQGDYPRPSEGHKIEDVLGGTLQKSVVKRGAERAMSLPEDSDIVFVLPSVVRGGGSLSVLQHANEMALRGERVKVISLSPVGGGIYPSLVEVLDITPEGLLELPWSEQRLIATFWSTSYPVAEVCRRNPRVQGWYYIQDYEPWFHHGHSDVVQAAEKSYELGLQMVAKTGFLKTLIEERHNVRVHKISPGIATDVFYPGQQEKNAGRPKVAALYRPETPRRGSRELLEVIEVAHKMMPELEFTLFGSTGGLPQKLVGSVRLAGKISQRDVAELYRTTDIVVDLSHWHGFGRMGIEAMAAGAVPVLSDSGGIHEYAINGENSIICDPSNPYKAAEAICNLALDREYRLRLREMGISTAEKLTESRATDDWLNLLNNNQRASSGIHCTSTRGAYSHG